In Chitinophagales bacterium, one DNA window encodes the following:
- the ybeY gene encoding rRNA maturation RNase YbeY yields the protein MAISFNFVNSLFYIPKKKTCEWLILVCYLEHAEIETLDYVFCSDEYILNLNSRYLNHKFYTDILTFDYSENHRITAEIYISVDRIKDNASKFKNTFQQELKRVMIHGLLHTLGYKDKSVVLKRLMRKKEDDCLLLFDNMKHVSRETAPIYNKC from the coding sequence ATGGCAATCTCTTTCAATTTCGTTAATTCTCTTTTTTATATACCCAAAAAGAAAACCTGTGAATGGCTGATTTTAGTATGCTATTTGGAGCACGCTGAAATTGAGACTCTGGATTATGTGTTTTGTTCAGATGAATATATTTTAAACTTAAACAGCAGGTATCTTAACCATAAATTTTATACTGATATATTAACGTTTGATTATTCTGAAAACCATCGAATAACTGCAGAAATCTATATAAGTGTAGACCGTATTAAGGATAATGCATCAAAGTTCAAAAATACCTTTCAGCAGGAATTGAAGAGAGTAATGATCCATGGCCTTTTACATACATTAGGATATAAAGATAAAAGTGTCGTATTAAAACGCCTCATGCGAAAAAAGGAAGATGACTGCCTCTTACTTTTTGATAATATGAAGCATGTTTCACGTGAAACTGCGCCTATCTATAATAAATGTTAA
- the mnmG gene encoding tRNA uridine-5-carboxymethylaminomethyl(34) synthesis enzyme MnmG, translating into MFQEYDVIVVGAGHAGCEAAAAAANLGSSVLLITMNMQTIAQMSCNPAMGGIAKGQIVREIDALGGYSGIVTDKSAIQFRMLNRSKGPAMWSPRAQNDRLLFAQEWRLRLEQTKNVDFFQDTVRKLIIKDQIVTGVETGLGLKIKSRSVVLTNGTFLNGIIHIGEKQFGGGRMAEKAATGITEQLVELGFESGRMKTGTPPRVDGRSIDYSLLEEQQGDENPGKFSYTNTLPLSKQKSCHIAYTDSKVHEILKSGFDASPMFSGRIKGVGPRYCPSIEDKINRFADKERHQLFIEPEGWNTIEVYINGFSTSLPENIQYEALSNISGFENVKMFRPGYAIEYDYFPPNQLKLSLETQTIDNLFFAGQINGTTGYEEAACQGLMAGINAHLKIQLREPLILKRSEAYIGVLIDDLINKGTEEPYRMFTSRAEFRILLRQDNADLRLTSIGNSIGLADENRVSRVNQKKQAIEQIISDFKNQKLEITEANSYLVSRETTEIKERASLFSILSRPQSNMISMIEYLDKICNIVNGFDDEIIEEAEILMKYEGYIEKEKEIVTKMNRLEDVPLLEAFNYSQIKSLSTEARQKLTKNKPQTLGQASRISGVSPSDISVLMVYLKR; encoded by the coding sequence TTGTTCCAGGAATATGATGTTATTGTGGTAGGTGCAGGCCACGCCGGGTGTGAAGCGGCGGCAGCAGCTGCGAATCTGGGTTCCTCGGTACTATTAATAACCATGAATATGCAGACCATAGCTCAAATGAGCTGTAATCCTGCAATGGGTGGAATTGCAAAAGGTCAGATCGTGCGGGAAATAGATGCTCTAGGTGGTTATTCCGGTATCGTTACTGATAAAAGCGCTATTCAATTTCGAATGCTGAACAGGTCTAAAGGGCCGGCTATGTGGAGTCCACGTGCTCAAAATGACAGACTATTATTTGCCCAGGAATGGCGTTTAAGGCTGGAACAAACGAAAAATGTAGATTTCTTCCAGGATACTGTTCGAAAATTAATAATCAAGGATCAAATAGTTACAGGTGTAGAAACAGGACTTGGATTAAAAATAAAATCCAGGTCAGTAGTACTTACAAATGGTACATTTTTAAATGGGATCATACATATTGGAGAAAAACAGTTTGGTGGCGGTCGGATGGCAGAGAAAGCTGCAACCGGAATTACGGAACAATTAGTTGAATTGGGTTTTGAATCCGGCAGAATGAAGACCGGAACGCCACCGCGCGTGGATGGAAGATCTATTGATTATAGTCTGCTTGAAGAACAACAAGGAGATGAAAACCCGGGAAAGTTTTCTTACACTAATACTTTACCGCTTTCAAAGCAGAAATCATGTCATATTGCCTACACTGATTCTAAAGTACATGAAATTCTAAAATCGGGATTTGATGCATCACCCATGTTTTCCGGCAGAATAAAAGGTGTAGGCCCCAGATATTGTCCCTCTATTGAAGATAAGATAAATCGTTTTGCAGATAAGGAAAGGCATCAGCTTTTTATAGAGCCTGAAGGATGGAACACTATTGAAGTTTATATCAATGGATTTTCAACTTCCTTACCGGAAAATATTCAATATGAAGCCTTAAGCAATATCAGTGGATTTGAAAATGTGAAAATGTTCAGGCCGGGATATGCGATTGAATATGACTATTTCCCTCCAAATCAGCTAAAATTATCCTTAGAGACTCAAACTATAGATAATCTTTTTTTTGCTGGTCAAATCAATGGTACTACCGGGTATGAAGAAGCAGCTTGCCAGGGCTTAATGGCAGGCATAAACGCACATTTAAAAATTCAACTTCGGGAACCTCTTATTCTAAAGCGTTCTGAAGCATATATTGGAGTGCTGATAGATGACTTAATAAATAAGGGTACTGAGGAGCCGTACCGGATGTTTACTTCCCGTGCAGAGTTTCGCATTTTATTACGTCAGGACAATGCTGACTTGCGGCTTACAAGTATTGGTAACTCCATTGGATTAGCAGACGAAAACAGGGTCAGTAGAGTTAATCAAAAGAAACAGGCAATCGAACAAATTATCTCAGACTTCAAGAATCAAAAATTAGAGATAACAGAGGCCAATTCTTATCTTGTTTCACGTGAAACAACAGAGATTAAAGAACGAGCGAGCCTTTTTTCTATTTTGAGCCGCCCTCAATCCAATATGATATCCATGATAGAATATCTGGATAAAATTTGCAATATTGTAAATGGTTTTGATGATGAAATAATAGAAGAAGCCGAAATTTTAATGAAGTATGAGGGCTACATCGAAAAGGAAAAAGAGATCGTAACAAAAATGAACCGTCTGGAAGATGTTCCTCTTTTAGAAGCATTTAACTACTCACAAATTAAATCTCTTTCTACCGAAGCGAGGCAAAAACTTACAAAAAATAAACCCCAGACTCTTGGTCAGGCAAGCCGCATTAGCGGTGTTTCACCAAGTGATATTTCCGTATTAATGGTGTATTTAAAAAGATAA
- a CDS encoding sigma-70 family RNA polymerase sigma factor yields the protein MSEQLSDIEIINKVLGGDTSSYSLLVQRYQRYIFSLSLRFTKNREDAEEVAQDCFVKAYRSLGTFQQSAKFSTWLYSIVYHTSMSFLRKKKVQIISVDDEQHEHILEDYPSYLKANEIEYKSRTEHVNKAIQMLLPDDALIITLFYQGEQSLDEISKISGYETNTVKVKLHRARQRLRIKLEQLLQNEVKELL from the coding sequence ATGAGTGAGCAACTTTCGGATATTGAGATTATCAATAAAGTGTTGGGAGGTGATACTTCTTCATATAGCTTGTTGGTGCAGCGCTATCAACGTTATATTTTCTCGTTATCGCTTCGGTTTACAAAGAACAGAGAAGATGCAGAAGAGGTAGCCCAGGATTGTTTCGTAAAGGCCTACCGCTCATTGGGGACTTTTCAACAGAGTGCAAAGTTTTCAACATGGCTTTATTCAATTGTTTACCATACTTCTATGTCTTTTCTAAGGAAGAAAAAAGTGCAGATTATTTCAGTGGATGATGAGCAGCACGAACATATTTTAGAGGATTATCCATCCTATTTAAAGGCAAATGAAATTGAGTACAAATCAAGAACTGAACACGTGAATAAAGCTATTCAAATGCTATTGCCTGATGATGCACTTATTATTACCCTCTTTTATCAGGGCGAGCAGTCTTTGGATGAAATAAGTAAAATATCAGGCTATGAAACCAACACTGTTAAAGTAAAACTGCACCGGGCCCGTCAGCGCCTTCGAATTAAGCTGGAACAATTATTACAAAATGAAGTAAAAGAACTGCTATGA
- a CDS encoding ATP-binding protein yields the protein MVETLQTRDVEFTSLPENIKIIEALVERLKSELDMSEEMEANILISLCEAVTNAIFHGNKQSPGKKVKVRVELRKRILSFYIEDEGFGFNLIKIKNPTLPENIQNPTGRGIYLMNHLADRVEFFEGGRKVVLTFFQ from the coding sequence ATGGTAGAAACGCTACAAACGCGCGATGTGGAATTCACATCGCTCCCGGAAAACATTAAAATTATTGAAGCCCTTGTAGAGCGCCTTAAGTCAGAGCTCGACATGAGTGAAGAGATGGAGGCAAATATTTTAATCTCTCTCTGTGAAGCGGTGACTAATGCTATTTTTCACGGTAATAAACAGTCACCAGGAAAAAAGGTTAAAGTAAGGGTTGAGCTGAGGAAAAGAATATTAAGCTTTTATATTGAAGATGAAGGTTTTGGATTTAATCTGATAAAAATTAAAAATCCAACCTTACCAGAAAACATTCAAAACCCAACCGGTCGTGGTATCTATCTTATGAATCATCTTGCTGACCGCGTGGAGTTTTTTGAAGGAGGAAGAAAGGTAGTGCTTACCTTCTTTCAATAG
- a CDS encoding choice-of-anchor B family protein has translation MLKFYTKGLCVAFPVRQLASFLILILLAATTFSQNITLRGHISYPTPENGNVWGYVDSAGREYALMGTYEGLSIVNVSDPDNPVEVFKVPTQPSLWHEIKTWNQHVYVTNEAGGGLLIADLKDLPDTITYNYFTDSATLNTSHTLWIDENGILYLFGSNLGAPGRYGGADMYDLKENPNNPVYISSYNATGDFQRDYIHDGFVRGDTLWASHVYSGMLEVIDVSDKQNPVPLASFSTPNNFTHNSWPTHNDQYLFTTDEVDNSFLASYDVSDLQNISPPLDKAQSNPGSNAIVHNVHLFNDSFAVTSYYTEGAVIFDVTHPDNMIKVAQYDESEFTGGGYHGDWGVYPYLPSKNLLVSDIENGLYILTPVYNHAAWVYGVITDSASGALLNNVSVTVLNTENSAVSSLSGEYKTGAASAGFYNISFSKPGYHTKIVEGVSLISNQYDTLNVVLGQLQNFVYQGQIIDSSSKQPLSNAMVVIVDSIFTFTDSTDSNGNFIFPVFYNGTYQIFAGKWGYKTAYLSSQNINSGTSPLIVSLAPGYYDDFSLDFGWKESGDAQSGKWVRAEPLGTLYYSQQSNPEFDVDNDYGNQCFVTGNKETEFYVDPVFNGTTRLSSPLFNVSGYTDPYLDFYIWFYNVSGVYPYDTLKIFLVGESDSSLLKNISVSNTQRSHWVRERFRIKDFVVPSENMSVHFYAENPSGSYSLLECGVDKFQIIDSFEVGINNSGNNINRLEVFPNPFDNTFFVSYDLLPGSFTTPELLLTDPAGRVIISKKLINDIGEESFFIGLLPAGIYFLQLKNKNGLLLTRKVIKK, from the coding sequence ATGCTTAAATTCTATACTAAAGGGCTCTGTGTAGCTTTTCCTGTAAGGCAACTTGCAAGTTTTCTAATATTAATTTTATTGGCCGCTACAACCTTTTCACAAAATATCACTCTGCGGGGCCATATATCTTATCCTACACCTGAAAATGGTAACGTTTGGGGGTATGTAGATTCAGCAGGAAGGGAGTATGCCCTGATGGGAACTTATGAAGGTCTTTCTATTGTAAATGTTTCCGATCCTGACAATCCGGTTGAGGTTTTTAAAGTGCCTACCCAACCTAGTTTATGGCATGAGATCAAAACCTGGAATCAGCATGTTTATGTCACGAATGAAGCAGGTGGAGGCTTATTGATCGCTGATTTAAAAGATCTTCCGGATACAATAACTTATAATTATTTCACTGATTCAGCAACCTTAAATACTTCCCATACCCTTTGGATAGACGAAAACGGAATTCTTTATCTTTTTGGAAGTAACCTGGGGGCTCCGGGAAGATATGGTGGTGCTGATATGTACGATTTAAAAGAAAACCCGAATAATCCGGTGTATATTTCTTCCTATAATGCAACCGGAGATTTCCAAAGAGATTACATTCATGATGGATTTGTTAGGGGAGATACGCTTTGGGCATCACATGTATATTCTGGAATGTTAGAGGTGATAGATGTATCAGATAAGCAAAACCCCGTTCCCCTGGCTTCATTTTCAACTCCAAATAATTTTACGCACAATTCGTGGCCTACACATAACGATCAATACCTTTTTACTACAGACGAAGTAGACAATTCTTTTCTGGCCAGTTACGATGTTTCTGACCTGCAAAACATATCCCCCCCTCTGGATAAAGCGCAGAGTAATCCCGGCAGTAATGCTATAGTCCATAATGTACATCTGTTTAATGATTCATTTGCAGTTACAAGTTATTACACAGAAGGAGCAGTAATATTTGATGTAACCCATCCCGATAATATGATTAAGGTGGCACAATATGATGAGTCTGAATTTACAGGGGGCGGATACCATGGAGATTGGGGTGTTTATCCGTATTTACCTTCAAAAAATCTGCTTGTTTCAGATATTGAAAACGGTTTATACATATTGACCCCTGTTTATAATCATGCAGCCTGGGTTTATGGAGTAATAACAGATTCTGCTTCAGGTGCCTTATTAAATAACGTCAGTGTAACAGTATTGAATACTGAAAACAGCGCGGTATCATCCTTATCAGGAGAATATAAAACAGGTGCAGCATCTGCAGGTTTCTATAATATTTCTTTCAGTAAGCCAGGCTATCATACCAAAATAGTAGAGGGTGTTTCACTTATATCAAATCAGTACGATACACTTAATGTAGTATTGGGGCAATTGCAAAACTTTGTCTACCAGGGCCAAATAATTGATTCCAGTTCCAAACAACCGCTGTCTAATGCAATGGTTGTGATTGTAGACAGCATCTTTACGTTTACAGACTCTACAGATTCAAATGGTAATTTTATATTCCCTGTTTTTTATAATGGAACCTACCAAATTTTTGCGGGAAAATGGGGATATAAAACCGCTTACCTATCCTCTCAAAACATTAACAGCGGCACCTCTCCGCTTATTGTTTCTCTTGCACCAGGTTATTATGATGATTTCTCACTTGATTTCGGATGGAAAGAAAGCGGTGATGCGCAATCCGGCAAGTGGGTAAGGGCTGAGCCGCTCGGCACACTCTACTATAGTCAGCAATCAAATCCAGAATTCGATGTAGATAATGACTATGGTAATCAGTGCTTTGTAACGGGAAATAAGGAAACAGAATTTTATGTGGACCCGGTTTTTAACGGAACCACGCGATTATCCTCTCCACTTTTTAATGTATCAGGATATACCGATCCCTACCTTGATTTTTATATATGGTTCTATAACGTTTCAGGAGTTTACCCATACGATACTTTAAAGATCTTTTTAGTTGGTGAAAGCGATTCCTCGCTATTAAAAAATATAAGCGTTTCAAATACACAAAGGAGTCACTGGGTTAGAGAGCGTTTCAGGATAAAAGATTTTGTGGTTCCTTCTGAAAATATGTCAGTGCATTTTTATGCTGAAAACCCATCGGGAAGCTATAGTTTATTAGAGTGTGGAGTTGACAAATTTCAGATCATAGATTCTTTTGAAGTGGGCATTAATAATTCAGGCAATAATATCAACCGGCTGGAAGTATTTCCAAATCCTTTTGATAATACTTTTTTCGTTTCCTATGACCTGTTGCCTGGTAGTTTTACCACTCCTGAACTGCTGTTAACCGATCCGGCAGGCAGGGTGATTATCTCAAAAAAATTGATTAACGACATTGGTGAAGAATCCTTCTTTATCGGGCTATTACCTGCGGGTATTTATTTTTTACAGTTAAAGAATAAAAATGGTTTATTGCTTACCAGGAAAGTAATAAAGAAATAA